A single region of the Rhodospirillales bacterium genome encodes:
- the fusA gene encoding elongation factor G, with the protein MTNPSLDAPIERYRNFGIMAHIDAGKTTTTERVLYYSGKSHKIGEVHDGAATMDWMEQEQERGITITSAATTTFWKGSEGGIAPGETFRLNIIDTPGHVDFTIEVERSLRVLDGAVCVLDGNAGVEPQTETVWRQGDKYKVPRVIFVNKMDKIGADFYASVKSIIDRLGAVPLVIQLPIGAESDFAGVVDLVKMKAIIWNAETLGASFQEEEIPADLADKAAEYREKLIETAVEQDDAAMEAYLEGNEPDEKTLKACIRKGTIAGAFYPTICGSAFKNKGVQPMLDCVVEYLPSPLDVGVMKGKKVDSDEDDSRPSDAKAPFSALAFKIMNDPFVGSLTFARIYSGTLESGSYVVNSVKNNKERIGRMLLMHSNNREEIKSASAGDIVALVGLKDTTTGDTLCDPAHPIVLERMEFPEPVIEIAVEPKSKADQEKMGIALQRLAAEDPSFRVAVDHESGQTIIKGMGELHLDILVDRMKREFKVEANIGAPQVAYRETITKEAEVDYTHKKQTGGSGQFARIQFRIKPAEKGAGFVFVNSVVGGNIPKEYIPGVQKGIDQAKETGIIAGFPVIDFEIDLFDGAYHDVDSSVMAFEIAARAAFKEAMQKAGPQLLEPMMRVEVVTPEEYMGDIIGDLNSRRGQVSSMEERGNAKVVTAMVPLANMFGYINTLRSMSQGRANYSMLFDHYEPVPNAVAEEVKAKLAG; encoded by the coding sequence ATGACAAACCCATCATTAGACGCCCCTATCGAACGCTACCGTAATTTCGGGATTATGGCGCATATCGATGCCGGTAAAACGACAACCACCGAGCGCGTTCTTTACTATTCCGGGAAATCCCACAAAATCGGGGAAGTGCATGATGGCGCCGCGACGATGGACTGGATGGAGCAGGAGCAGGAGCGCGGGATTACGATTACCTCCGCCGCCACGACGACTTTCTGGAAAGGTTCCGAGGGCGGAATTGCGCCGGGCGAAACCTTCCGCCTGAACATTATCGATACCCCCGGCCACGTGGACTTTACGATCGAGGTGGAGCGGAGCCTGCGCGTGCTGGATGGGGCCGTTTGCGTGCTGGACGGGAATGCCGGCGTGGAGCCTCAAACCGAAACTGTCTGGCGTCAGGGAGACAAATACAAGGTTCCGCGCGTAATTTTTGTCAATAAAATGGACAAGATCGGCGCGGATTTTTACGCTTCCGTTAAATCTATCATTGACCGTCTGGGAGCCGTTCCCCTTGTCATTCAGCTCCCGATCGGGGCTGAAAGCGATTTTGCCGGTGTGGTTGATCTCGTCAAAATGAAGGCGATTATCTGGAATGCCGAAACGCTGGGAGCCTCTTTCCAGGAGGAGGAAATTCCGGCGGACCTTGCCGATAAAGCGGCGGAATACCGCGAGAAGCTGATTGAAACGGCTGTCGAGCAGGACGATGCGGCCATGGAAGCCTATCTTGAAGGCAATGAGCCGGATGAAAAAACCCTCAAAGCCTGCATTCGCAAGGGAACGATCGCAGGGGCTTTCTATCCGACGATCTGCGGATCTGCCTTTAAAAACAAAGGGGTCCAGCCGATGCTGGATTGTGTTGTGGAATATCTCCCCTCCCCGCTGGATGTGGGCGTGATGAAAGGGAAGAAAGTGGACAGCGACGAAGACGATTCCCGTCCGTCCGATGCCAAGGCGCCATTTTCCGCGCTGGCTTTCAAGATTATGAACGACCCGTTCGTGGGGTCCCTGACATTCGCCCGTATCTATTCCGGGACGCTTGAGTCCGGGTCTTACGTGGTTAACTCTGTAAAAAACAATAAAGAGCGTATCGGGCGGATGTTGCTCATGCACTCCAACAACCGGGAAGAGATCAAGTCCGCAAGCGCCGGCGATATTGTCGCGCTGGTGGGCCTGAAAGACACCACAACGGGCGATACGCTCTGCGATCCGGCGCATCCCATCGTTCTGGAGCGGATGGAGTTTCCGGAGCCTGTGATCGAGATTGCGGTCGAGCCGAAGAGTAAGGCGGACCAGGAGAAAATGGGAATTGCCCTGCAGCGTCTGGCGGCCGAAGATCCTTCGTTCCGTGTGGCGGTCGATCATGAAAGCGGGCAGACGATCATCAAGGGGATGGGGGAACTCCATCTGGATATCCTTGTGGACCGGATGAAGCGCGAATTCAAGGTGGAAGCCAATATCGGCGCGCCGCAAGTGGCTTACCGTGAAACCATCACGAAAGAAGCTGAAGTCGACTACACCCACAAAAAACAAACGGGCGGCTCCGGTCAGTTTGCGCGGATACAGTTCAGGATTAAACCGGCTGAAAAAGGCGCGGGCTTTGTATTCGTCAACAGCGTTGTCGGCGGGAACATTCCAAAAGAATACATTCCCGGCGTTCAAAAAGGGATCGATCAGGCCAAGGAAACAGGCATTATCGCCGGCTTCCCCGTGATCGACTTCGAAATCGACCTGTTTGACGGGGCTTACCACGATGTGGACTCCAGTGTCATGGCTTTCGAAATTGCCGCGCGCGCCGCTTTCAAAGAGGCGATGCAAAAAGCGGGGCCCCAGTTGCTGGAGCCCATGATGCGGGTCGAGGTCGTGACGCCGGAAGAATATATGGGCGACATTATCGGCGATTTGAACTCGCGCCGCGGGCAGGTGTCTTCGATGGAAGAGCGCGGAAACGCAAAAGTCGTGACCGC